Part of the Halostella litorea genome is shown below.
GGGCGGTGCTGTCGGCCGCGGACGACGCGGGCGAGGGGACGCTCGTCCTCGCGGCTATCACCGGCGGCGGGAGCGCGCTCCTGCCCGCGCCGGCCGGCGACGTGTCGCTGGACGACCTCCGGGCGGTCACCGACGGCCTGCTCGCCAGCGGTGCGGATATCGGCGACATAAACGCCGTCCGCAAGCACCTGTCGGCGCTGAAGGGCGGCCGGCTGGCCCGGCGGGCGGCCCCCGCGACGGTCGTCTCGCTCGTGCTCAGCGACGTGGTCGGCAACGACCTGTCCGTGATCGCGAGCGGGCCGACCGCGCCGGACGGGACGACGTTCGCCGAGGCCCTGTCGGTGCTGGACCGGTACGGCGTCGACGCGCCGGCCAGCGCCCGCGAGCGCCTGGAACGCGGCGCGGCGGGCGAACTCGCGGAGACGCCGGGGCCGGACGACCCCGCCTTCGACCGCGTCGCGAACCACGTCGTCGCGGACGGCCGGACGGCGATCGACGCGGCCCGCGACGCCGCCGCCGAGCGCGGCTACGACCCGCTCGTGCTCTCCTCGCGGGTGCGCGGCGAGGCCCGCGAGGCGGCGAAGACCCACGTCGCGGTCGCCGAGGAGGCGCGTGCGACCGGCGACCCCGTCTCGCCGCCGGCCGTGGTCCTCTCGGGCGGCGAGACGACGGTGACGGTCCGCGGCGACGGCGAGGGCGGCCCGAACCAGGAGTTCGCGCTGAGCGCCGCGCTGGAACTGGCGGGTGGGGGGTCGGAAGTCGCCGTGGCCGCGGTCGACACGGACGGGATCGACGGCGCGACGGACGCGGCGGGCGCGGTCGTCGACGGCGCGACGGTCGACGACGCGGACGCCGCCCGCGCCGCGCTGGCCGACAACGACGCGTACCCGTACCTGGCGGCGCGTGACGCGCTGATCCGGACGGGCGCGACGGGCACCAACCTGAACGACCTGCGCGCGCTGGTCGTGGAGTGACGGTCCCGTTTCGGCGGCGGACGCGCTCCCGATCGGCCAAGTTATAGCATATTTGTTATTTGTTGGATTTCGATACCCATCGCACTACTTGCAGTAATCTGGGGCTTTTTATAGTATCATTGTAGTGGTAGTATCGACACATGGTAAACGATCGAATGATTTCGCGACGCGTCGTCCTGGGCTCGGGCGCCGCGTTGAGCGCCGCGCTCGCCGGGTGTACCGGCGGCGGGTCCGACGGCGGAGGATCGGAGACCGACGCCGACACCGACGCGGCGACGGACGCCGGGACGGGGACGGAGACCGAGACGGCGACGAAGACGACCGAGAAGCCGGGACCGACGCTCGCGGAGTTCGAGTACCCCGACGGCGCGGCCCGCGACGGCATCGACGGCGGGACGCTGTTCGGGACGCACGAGTCGACCGTCACCGACGCCGGGACGCTGACGGTCGAGAGCGAGATCACCCGGGAGTTCAGCGAGTTCGCCGACACGGAGTCGGCGACGAACGAGATCGGCGAGGGCGGCGTCGCGCGGACGACCGACGACGGGGACCTGACGGAGTCGCTCTGGTCCCCCGACGGCGAAGCGGCCGCGTACGTCCGGATGAAGTCGGGGTTCGAGGAGCGCTACCGGATCGACGACCGGGCGCCCCGACCGCGCGAGCTTGCGGAGCTGGGCCGGTTCGAAGCGCTGCTACGCGGGGCGGCGTGGAGCGAAGCGCTGGAAGTCGTCGAGGCGGGCGAGGGGTACGCCGCGACGTACGAGTCGACCGGCGTCGCCGACGAGGACGCGCTGCTGGGGCTGGCGTTCGGGGACAGCGTCGCGGCGTTCGAGGCGCGGGTCGCCGTCTCCCAGTCCGGCTACGTGCGCGAGGTCGTCTACAACATCAGCGTCGCGCGGGAGGGAGACGACGTCCGCCACGACGCGACCCTGGCCGTCGGGGGCGTCGGGGAGACGACCGTCGCGGAACCGGACTGGGCGGACGCGGCGCGCGAGGAGGGCGTTCGCTTCGCGGTCCAGCCCACGTCCGACGGCAGGGGCGTCGAACTGGAGATGGTCAACGGCGGCGACGTGCCGGCGGAGTCCCGGCTCGCGCTGTCCGACGCCCGGGGGCGCGGGCAGCGACAGCTCTCGGAGCCGCTCTCGGCGGGCGACCGGCTGTTCGTGGGTCTCTCGGACGGCGGGGAGCTCCTGAAGGCTACCGACGGCGTGCCCGACGGGGCGAGGGCGCTGGAGGGGTTCGCCAGGACGACGATCCGGTACCGCGGGTACCTGCTCCTCCAGTCCGAGGGTCGCCTGTAGGGCGCTACTCCAGGCAGGCTGCCACGATCCGCAGCATCGCCTCGCCGCGCACCTCGTCGGCGAACAGCGGGACGCGCCGGACCTCGTGGCCGCGGAACACGTCCTGTGCGGCCGCCAGCGCGTCCTGCTGGACGTCCCAGCGCCGCTGGCAGAACTCGCAGTCCTCCAGGTTCGGCGAGACGAACCGCGCGGCGTCGACGTCGTCGGTCACGTCCGCCAGGTCCTCCATCACCTTGTTGACGACGACGGTGCCGACGGGGATTTCGAACTCCCGAAGCTGGTCGAGCAGGCGCTCGGACTCGACGACGCTCATCTCCTCGGGCACCATCACGACGCGGAAGTCGGTGCGGTCGGGGTCCCGGAGCGTCGCCCGCAACCGCTCGATCCGGTCGCTCAGCCGCCGCAGGTCGTCGATCCCCTGGTCGACCTCCTCCTCGCTCGCGCCGCCGAACATGCCCTTGATCCCGTCCATCATCCCGCCGAGCCGCTCGCGGAGCGCGAGCATCCGCCCGACCATCGTGTCCATCACGTCGGGCAGTTCCAGCAGGCGGAGCGTGTGGCCGGTCGGCGCGGTGTCGACGACGACGCGGTCGAACCGGTCGTCGTCGAGGTACTCCAGCAGGGTCTGCATCGCCGCGGCCTCGTCGGCTCCGGGCATCGCGCCGCCCATCAGCGACTCCATCGGCCCGCCCTCGCCGCCCAGCAGTTCGCCGAGGCCGCCCATCGCGCCCTCCCCCTGCGCGAACGCCGCGGTGCCGTCCTCGATGGCGGCGTCCGGGTCGATCTCGGCGGCGTACAGCGGCACCTCGTCGCGGATGCGCGCCGGGCGGGCCGGCACGTCGGTCTCGAAGGTGTCCGACAGCGAGTGGGCCGGGTCCGTCGAGACGACGAGCGTGGTCGCGCCGCCCTCGGCGCTTGCCAGCCCCGTCGCGGCGGCCATCGTGGTCTTGCCGACGCCGCCTTTCCCGCCGTAGAGAACGTACTCGGCGCTCGGGTCGAGCGACCTGGCCGCCCGGTCGACGGGCTCCTCGTCGACCTCGTCGACGGCCTCGACGTCGATAGAATCCATACGGCCGGGTAGCCGGCGGACGCTTGTGTACCCGTCGGTTACTCGTCGAGGTCGGACTCGCGGGTCACCGTCGGCCCGCCGGACCCCGAGAGGGGGTTGTCGTCGTCGCTCTCCTCCAGCAACTGCTCGAACTGCTCGTTCAGGTCGCCGCCGTCCTCGTCGTCGCCCGACGGTGCGTCGGCAGCGGCGTCAACGCCGCCGACGCGGCTCTCGACCTCGTCCAGACGCTCGCCCAGCGCGGACACCTCGGTCCGGAGCTCCAGCACCTCCTTTTCCATGCGGTCGACCTGCTCCGGGTCGACCGCCGGCGCGGGGGCGTCGTCGGCGTCCGACCCGTCCACAGCGACGGCGGCGTCCGCCGCGACGTCCGCAACGTCGTCGACCCGCTCGGCGAGCGCGCCCACGCGGTCCCGCAGGTCCGCGACCGCGTCGTCCGTCCCGTCGCTCTCGACGGCCGCCACGCGCTCGTCCAGCGCCGTCACCTCGTCGGCGACACGCTCGACCGTGGGTGCGAGCGACGCGGCGGTCGGCCCGTCGTCCGCTGCGACGGCGTCAAGGTCGGACTCGGCGTCGGCCAACCGGCTCTCCGCGGCGTCGAGGCGCTCGTCCAGACGCTCGACCGCGGCATCGCGGTCGTCGGCGTCGTCGGCCAGACCGGCGATCTGTCCGTCCGCCGCGTCCACCCGGTCGGTCAGGTCGGCGAGGTCCGCCCGCACCGCCGCGGTTTCGTCGTCGAGGCGCGCCATGTCCTCGCCGACGTCGCCCACGTCCCCGGCGAGCGCGTCGAGGTCCGCCTCGACCGCTTCGACCGACGCCGCCGCCTCCTCCACGTCCGCCGCGAGTTCGTCGACTCGCTCCGTCAGCGCGGCCACCTCGTCGGCGGACGCGGCGTCGTCGGTCGCGAGGCGCTCGTCGAGGTCGACCACGCGGTCCCGCAGGTCCGCGACGGCCCCGTCCAGTCCGTCGAGGCGCTGCGCCGTGTCGTCGTCCTCGGCCGCGGCCAGCCGCTCCTCCACGGCGTCGATCCGGGCCGGCAGGTCGTCCAGTCGGTCGACGCGCTCCGAGAGGTCGTCGAGCGCCGCGCGGGTTTCGGCGACGGCGTCCGCGGTACCGTCGTCAGCCGCGCGTTCGGCGTCCGCGAGGCGCGATTCCATGTCGTCGACGCGGCCGGCGTCGGCGGCCGCGTCGAGCCGTCGGTGCGTCCGGTACGCGAGGCCGAGGCCGCCGAGCGCGAGCGCGACGGCGAGCGCGAGCAGCCCCGAGACGAGCGGGTCAGCCATTGCGTACAACGACCGAGGTCGGGGGCATAAGCGTTGGCACGGCCGGGGCACGGGGACGGTGTGGGTCTTGTTGTCACGGGAGCGGTACGGTGGGCACATATAAACGACGACGGTGGTCGCCCCCGTCGGCGGGGGTATGCTCGCCGACAAAACCGACCCGAACGACCTCGCGGACGCGGTCGACGAGTTCCTGACCGCCCTCGTCGACGGGACCGACCTGCTGCGCACGCTCGTCGACGCCTACGGCGAGGACGGCACGGAGTTCGACCGCGCGGTCGACCGGCTGGCCCGGCTCGAATCCCACTGCGACGACCTCGCGGGCGAGGTCCGCCGGGCCGTCACCGCCGGCGCGGAGCCGTCGTTCTCGACGGGCTATCTCTTCTCGGCCGACCTCGTCGAGGCCGTCGGCGAGGCCGACGACGTGGTCTCGAACGCCGAGACGTTCGCCAAGGAACTCGCCGTGATGCGGCCGTCGCTGTCGGACGACGCGCTCGCCGGCCTCCGACAGCTCGCCTGGACGGCACACGACGCGACGCGACACCTCGCCGCCGCGTTCCGCGAGTGGCTCTCGGCGGGCGGCGGCGACGCCGACGAAGTCGGGGAGTCGCTCGCGGCCGTCCGCCGGCTCGAACGCGACTGCGACGCCGTCAAGTACGACCTCATCGATGCCGCCTTCGAGGGCGGGAGCGACGCCGAGGCGCTCGTCGTCCGGGAGCTTGCGGTCGGGCTGGACGACGTGGCGAACGCCGCGGAGGACGCCGCCGACGCGCTCGCCGCGGCCCGGGCGGGGGCGGTCTAGAAGTAGTCCGCCAGCCGGGCGGCCGCCGCCTCGACCTGCGGCGTCACCAGCGCGAACCGGATCCACTCGTCGCGGCTGGTGCCGAAGGCCTCGCCGGGCATCCCGGCGACGCCCGCCTCGTCTATCAGGCGCTCGACGTTCTCCAGCGTGCCGGGGAACCCGTCGAACCGCGCCATGACGTAGAACGCGCCGTCAGGCCGGGTGTACTCCGCACCTGTCTCGTCCAGCGCGTCGGTGAAGGTGTCGACCCGGTCGGCCATCCGGCGGCGGTTCTCCGCGTAGTACTCCGACGGCGTCTCGCGCAGCGCCTTCAGCACGGCGTACTGGGCCGGGCGGCTCCCCGCCACGTTGACGAGCATGTGGCGGGTCTTCGCCCGCTGGACCAGCTCCGGCGGGAACACCGCGTAGCCGACGCGGAGGCCCGTGATCGCCATCGACTTCGAGAAGGAGTTCGTCACGACCCGGCTGTCCGAGTCGACCGTCAGCGCGCTCTCGAACCGCCCCGAGAAGTCGAAGTGGTCGTACACCTCGTCGGAGACCAGAAGCGCGTCGTGTGCCTCGGCGACCGCGACGAGTTCGCGGACCGTCGCCTCGTCGTACACCGCGCCGGTGGGGTTGTTCGGCGAGTTGGCGACGATGAGCGCCGTCTCGTCGCTCGCCCGCTCACGGACGGCCGCGGGGTCGATCCGGCCGTCCGACGCCGTCGGGACGAACGTCGCGTCCCCGTCGAGCAGGTTCGTCTTGCCCGGGTAGTACGGGTAGACGGGGT
Proteins encoded:
- a CDS encoding glycerate kinase type-2 family protein produces the protein MTENRDALATTPARDVALACVEAGIEAGHPRTVVRDAVSLDGGTLRIRDAAGGEASYDLDGYDEVVVLGGGNAAAHVAAALEAVLGDRIDGGVVVTDDPAGTERVTVREGDHPVPTERGVEGARAVLSAADDAGEGTLVLAAITGGGSALLPAPAGDVSLDDLRAVTDGLLASGADIGDINAVRKHLSALKGGRLARRAAPATVVSLVLSDVVGNDLSVIASGPTAPDGTTFAEALSVLDRYGVDAPASARERLERGAAGELAETPGPDDPAFDRVANHVVADGRTAIDAARDAAAERGYDPLVLSSRVRGEAREAAKTHVAVAEEARATGDPVSPPAVVLSGGETTVTVRGDGEGGPNQEFALSAALELAGGGSEVAVAAVDTDGIDGATDAAGAVVDGATVDDADAARAALADNDAYPYLAARDALIRTGATGTNLNDLRALVVE
- a CDS encoding DUF7537 family lipoprotein encodes the protein MISRRVVLGSGAALSAALAGCTGGGSDGGGSETDADTDAATDAGTGTETETATKTTEKPGPTLAEFEYPDGAARDGIDGGTLFGTHESTVTDAGTLTVESEITREFSEFADTESATNEIGEGGVARTTDDGDLTESLWSPDGEAAAYVRMKSGFEERYRIDDRAPRPRELAELGRFEALLRGAAWSEALEVVEAGEGYAATYESTGVADEDALLGLAFGDSVAAFEARVAVSQSGYVREVVYNISVAREGDDVRHDATLAVGGVGETTVAEPDWADAAREEGVRFAVQPTSDGRGVELEMVNGGDVPAESRLALSDARGRGQRQLSEPLSAGDRLFVGLSDGGELLKATDGVPDGARALEGFARTTIRYRGYLLLQSEGRL
- a CDS encoding ArsA family ATPase is translated as MDSIDVEAVDEVDEEPVDRAARSLDPSAEYVLYGGKGGVGKTTMAAATGLASAEGGATTLVVSTDPAHSLSDTFETDVPARPARIRDEVPLYAAEIDPDAAIEDGTAAFAQGEGAMGGLGELLGGEGGPMESLMGGAMPGADEAAAMQTLLEYLDDDRFDRVVVDTAPTGHTLRLLELPDVMDTMVGRMLALRERLGGMMDGIKGMFGGASEEEVDQGIDDLRRLSDRIERLRATLRDPDRTDFRVVMVPEEMSVVESERLLDQLREFEIPVGTVVVNKVMEDLADVTDDVDAARFVSPNLEDCEFCQRRWDVQQDALAAAQDVFRGHEVRRVPLFADEVRGEAMLRIVAACLE
- a CDS encoding DUF47 domain-containing protein; this translates as MLADKTDPNDLADAVDEFLTALVDGTDLLRTLVDAYGEDGTEFDRAVDRLARLESHCDDLAGEVRRAVTAGAEPSFSTGYLFSADLVEAVGEADDVVSNAETFAKELAVMRPSLSDDALAGLRQLAWTAHDATRHLAAAFREWLSAGGGDADEVGESLAAVRRLERDCDAVKYDLIDAAFEGGSDAEALVVRELAVGLDDVANAAEDAADALAAARAGAV
- a CDS encoding pyridoxal phosphate-dependent aminotransferase, with product MDYETPLFFRVMEYAAEAEDGDREWPAVGDAAAGEVIDMVSGNPDWDPPAALREGLHEYADLGADAFQYPPSEGLAGLREEIAARRNVDAEQVVVTNGAGEANYLAMAVGLEVAEGSEVLLTDPVYPYYPGKTNLLDGDATFVPTASDGRIDPAAVRERASDETALIVANSPNNPTGAVYDEATVRELVAVAEAHDALLVSDEVYDHFDFSGRFESALTVDSDSRVVTNSFSKSMAITGLRVGYAVFPPELVQRAKTRHMLVNVAGSRPAQYAVLKALRETPSEYYAENRRRMADRVDTFTDALDETGAEYTRPDGAFYVMARFDGFPGTLENVERLIDEAGVAGMPGEAFGTSRDEWIRFALVTPQVEAAAARLADYF